In Herbaspirillum seropedicae, a single window of DNA contains:
- a CDS encoding DciA family protein, with protein MKYPSTFTPYRPAPTSAQRMAKSTKGAADFLRSNSTMAALLPALARMGTLQQSVAAALPAMFAACQILHFEAGVLVMSAPNAALAARLKQQLPRLQDRLLKDGWQVNSIRIKVQVGRTEPPSAPKRVLELTEDALSSFAELSSNLARDPRSQGLKDAIDAMLQRRERRRLAKQAGEAPPFPEGK; from the coding sequence ATGAAGTACCCATCTACGTTCACCCCTTATCGGCCTGCTCCCACGAGCGCCCAACGCATGGCGAAGAGCACGAAGGGAGCCGCGGATTTCTTGCGGTCGAATTCGACAATGGCAGCGCTCTTGCCTGCCCTGGCTCGCATGGGCACGCTGCAGCAGTCGGTGGCTGCGGCGCTGCCGGCGATGTTTGCCGCGTGTCAGATCCTGCATTTCGAGGCAGGCGTGCTGGTCATGAGCGCGCCCAACGCAGCATTGGCGGCCCGGTTGAAGCAACAGCTCCCCCGCTTGCAGGACCGCCTGCTGAAAGACGGATGGCAGGTTAATTCAATCCGAATCAAAGTGCAAGTTGGCCGGACCGAGCCTCCGTCAGCCCCGAAACGGGTGCTGGAATTGACCGAAGACGCGCTCTCTTCCTTCGCCGAACTCAGCAGCAACCTGGCCCGGGACCCGCGCAGCCAGGGCCTCAAGGATGCCATTGACGCCATGTTACAGCGGCGCGAACGGCGCCGATTGGCCAAACAGGCGGGAGAAGCGCCGCCATTTCCAGAGGGAAAGTAG
- a CDS encoding DUF2272 domain-containing protein, which translates to MSLATLVRALPLSFSSSRLACVAAATAVLLAGCASSPLPQWRDSDNAGYAPVTPSIPVTNTAVPAVAISTAPPTRAALVDAAKAEWDFFGNQQIDMRHEPFSAPRLGLLEDEGEAVQRVAEYWHAVGKNLTGADCQQAWSAAFISWLMVTTNVPPQDFAPNETHFNYLSFLKDRESRPSPQFLLRPADSEPIAAGDLICAPRGNNNITSIDEIRPGLAGHCDVVVEVHADDGWAGVIGGNVFNSVSESLIPVDGQGRAQPIAARPWLVVVKNLLP; encoded by the coding sequence ATGTCCCTCGCCACGCTGGTCCGTGCTTTGCCCTTGTCCTTTTCATCCTCCCGTCTGGCCTGTGTTGCTGCTGCCACCGCCGTTCTGCTGGCTGGCTGCGCTTCCTCGCCACTGCCGCAATGGCGCGACAGCGACAATGCCGGTTACGCTCCGGTCACGCCCTCCATCCCGGTGACCAATACCGCTGTGCCCGCAGTGGCCATCAGCACCGCCCCGCCCACGCGTGCAGCGCTGGTGGACGCGGCCAAGGCCGAGTGGGATTTCTTCGGCAACCAGCAGATCGACATGCGCCACGAGCCCTTCAGCGCGCCGCGCCTGGGTTTGCTGGAAGACGAGGGCGAGGCCGTGCAGCGCGTGGCCGAGTATTGGCATGCGGTGGGCAAGAACCTCACCGGTGCGGATTGCCAGCAAGCCTGGTCGGCCGCCTTCATTTCCTGGCTGATGGTGACTACCAATGTGCCACCGCAGGATTTTGCGCCCAACGAAACCCATTTCAATTACCTGAGCTTCCTCAAGGACCGCGAGTCCCGGCCTTCGCCGCAATTCCTGCTGCGCCCGGCGGACAGTGAGCCCATCGCCGCCGGCGACCTGATCTGCGCTCCGCGCGGCAACAACAACATCACGTCCATCGATGAAATCCGTCCCGGCCTGGCCGGACATTGCGATGTGGTGGTGGAAGTGCATGCCGATGATGGCTGGGCCGGGGTGATTGGCGGCAATGTCTTCAATTCGGTGTCGGAATCGCTGATCCCGGTGGATGGCCAGGGGCGGGCGCAGCCGATTGCGGCGCGGCCGTGGCTGGTCGTGGTCAAGAATCTGCTGCCCTGA
- the secA gene encoding preprotein translocase subunit SecA: MSFLTKIFGSRNQRLLKQYQKIVRQINALEPTVEKLTDAELQAKTPEFKQRIAGGETLDAILPEAFAVCREASRRVLKMRHFDVQLIGGMALHFGKIAEMRTGEGKTLMATLPAYLNALAGKGVHVVTVNDYLAQRDAEDMGRLYSWLGLTTGVNLSQMEHDVKQEAYAADITYGTNNEFGFDYLRDNMVFDADDRVQRALNFAIVDEVDSILIDEARTPLIISGQAENHTELYHKMNAVPPLLTQQIGEETPDGKGKVEVPGDYTKDEKSHQVLLTEAGHDKAEEILTQMGLLPEGASLYDAANITLIHHLYAALRAHTLYHRDQHYVVQNGEVVIVDEFTGRLMTGRRWSDGLHQAVEAKEGVKIQNENQTLASITFQNYFRMYAKLSGMTGTADTEAYEFQEIYHLETVVIPPNRPNARKDRQDQVYKTAQEKYMAMLKDIQDCYERGQPVLVGTTSIENSELLSGILTKAKLPHNVLNAKQHAREAEIVAQAGRPKMITIATNMAGRGTDIVLGGNVGKQIQLIEADESLSDADKAAKAQQLRDEWQSLHDHVVNAGGLHIIGTERHESRRVDNQLRGRSGRQGDPGSSRFYLSLDDALLRIFAGDRVRAIMDRLKMPEGEPIEAGIVTRSIESAQRKVEARNFDIRKQLLEYDDVANDQRKVIYQQRNELLESAEMAEMIASLRDGVFTDLFREYVPAESMEEQWDIPGLQAVLKNEWQLDVYLDATLKAEPDMADDELLAHLLKAAKDAYDAKVAVVGVEAFAGFERSVMLQSIDNHWREHLAALDHLRQGIHLRGYAQKNPKQEYKREAFELFAQMLDLIKNEVIKVVMTVRIQSREEIEAAEESMAGGSPINVNYQHADFDPEAAPEELLAPTVQAGSGDDGSEYAKVGRNDPCPCGSGKKYKQCHGKLA; this comes from the coding sequence ATGTCATTCCTGACCAAGATTTTCGGCAGCCGTAACCAGCGACTGCTCAAACAATATCAAAAAATCGTCCGCCAGATTAATGCGCTGGAGCCCACGGTCGAGAAGCTGACCGACGCCGAACTGCAAGCCAAGACGCCCGAATTCAAGCAACGCATCGCCGGCGGCGAGACGCTCGACGCGATCCTGCCGGAAGCCTTCGCGGTCTGCCGCGAAGCCAGCCGCCGCGTGCTCAAGATGCGCCACTTCGACGTCCAGTTGATCGGCGGCATGGCCTTGCACTTCGGCAAGATCGCCGAAATGCGCACCGGTGAAGGCAAGACCCTGATGGCGACCCTGCCGGCCTACCTCAATGCCCTGGCCGGCAAGGGGGTGCACGTGGTCACCGTCAACGACTACCTGGCCCAGCGCGACGCCGAAGACATGGGTCGCCTCTACAGCTGGCTGGGCCTGACCACCGGCGTGAACCTGTCGCAGATGGAACACGACGTCAAGCAGGAAGCCTACGCTGCCGACATCACCTACGGCACCAACAACGAATTCGGCTTCGACTATCTGCGCGACAACATGGTCTTCGACGCCGACGACCGCGTGCAGCGCGCGCTGAACTTCGCCATCGTCGACGAAGTGGACTCGATCCTGATCGACGAGGCGCGCACGCCGCTGATCATCTCCGGCCAGGCCGAGAACCACACCGAGCTGTACCACAAGATGAACGCCGTGCCGCCGCTGCTGACCCAGCAGATCGGCGAAGAGACCCCGGACGGCAAGGGCAAGGTCGAAGTCCCCGGCGACTACACCAAGGACGAGAAGAGCCACCAGGTGCTGCTGACCGAAGCCGGTCACGACAAGGCCGAGGAAATCCTCACCCAGATGGGCCTGCTGCCCGAAGGCGCCTCGCTCTATGACGCCGCCAACATCACCCTGATCCATCACCTGTACGCCGCCCTGCGCGCGCACACCCTGTACCACCGCGACCAGCACTACGTGGTGCAGAACGGCGAAGTGGTGATCGTCGACGAATTCACCGGCCGCCTGATGACTGGCCGCCGCTGGTCCGACGGCCTGCATCAGGCCGTCGAAGCCAAGGAAGGCGTGAAGATCCAGAACGAGAACCAGACCCTGGCCTCGATCACCTTCCAGAACTACTTCCGCATGTATGCCAAGCTGTCCGGCATGACCGGCACGGCCGATACCGAAGCCTACGAATTCCAGGAAATCTATCACCTGGAAACCGTGGTGATCCCGCCCAACCGTCCCAATGCCCGCAAGGACCGCCAGGACCAGGTCTACAAGACCGCCCAAGAGAAGTACATGGCGATGTTGAAGGACATCCAGGACTGCTACGAGCGCGGCCAGCCCGTGCTGGTGGGCACCACCTCGATCGAGAATTCGGAACTGCTCTCGGGCATCCTGACCAAGGCCAAGCTGCCGCACAACGTCCTGAACGCCAAGCAGCACGCGCGCGAAGCAGAGATCGTGGCGCAGGCCGGCCGTCCCAAGATGATCACCATCGCCACCAACATGGCCGGTCGCGGTACCGACATCGTGCTGGGCGGCAACGTGGGCAAGCAGATCCAGCTGATCGAGGCCGACGAATCCCTGTCGGACGCCGACAAGGCCGCCAAGGCGCAGCAACTGCGCGATGAATGGCAGTCCCTGCATGACCACGTCGTCAATGCCGGCGGCCTGCACATCATCGGTACCGAACGTCACGAATCGCGTCGCGTGGACAACCAGTTGCGTGGCCGTTCCGGCCGCCAGGGTGACCCGGGTTCCTCGCGCTTCTACCTGTCGCTGGATGACGCGCTCCTGCGCATCTTCGCCGGCGACCGCGTGCGCGCCATCATGGACCGCCTGAAGATGCCCGAAGGCGAACCGATCGAAGCCGGCATCGTGACCCGCTCCATCGAATCGGCCCAGCGCAAGGTGGAAGCCCGCAACTTCGACATCCGCAAGCAATTGCTGGAATACGACGACGTCGCCAACGACCAGCGCAAGGTCATCTACCAGCAGCGCAATGAACTGCTGGAGTCGGCGGAAATGGCGGAGATGATCGCTTCCCTGCGCGACGGCGTCTTCACCGACCTGTTCCGCGAATACGTGCCGGCCGAGTCGATGGAAGAGCAGTGGGACATCCCCGGCCTGCAAGCCGTGCTCAAGAACGAATGGCAGCTCGACGTCTACCTGGACGCCACGCTCAAGGCCGAGCCCGACATGGCCGACGACGAGCTGCTGGCGCATCTGCTGAAGGCCGCCAAGGACGCCTACGACGCCAAGGTCGCCGTGGTCGGCGTGGAAGCCTTCGCCGGCTTCGAGCGCAGCGTCATGCTGCAGAGCATTGACAACCACTGGCGCGAACACCTGGCCGCGCTCGATCACCTGCGCCAGGGCATCCACCTGCGCGGCTATGCGCAGAAGAACCCCAAGCAGGAGTACAAGCGCGAAGCCTTCGAGCTGTTCGCCCAGATGCTGGACCTGATCAAGAACGAAGTGATCAAGGTGGTCATGACGGTGCGCATCCAGAGCCGCGAAGAGATCGAAGCGGCCGAGGAAAGCATGGCCGGTGGCTCGCCCATCAACGTCAACTACCAGCACGCCGACTTCGACCCCGAAGCCGCGCCGGAAGAGCTGCTGGCGCCGACCGTCCAGGCCGGTTCCGGAGACGACGGTTCGGAATACGCCAAGGTCGGCCGCAACGACCCCTGCCCCTGCGGCAGCGGCAAGAAGTACAAGCAGTGCCACGGCAAGCTGGCCTGA
- a CDS encoding M23 family metallopeptidase — translation MQIILLHPRFTKARSITLGTRHLLLLLLLLIGSVIGCSMLISYLMLRQAGDPEASPMLHKLAASMSQEEDDRKEKFVKENLAMMAVKVGEMQAQMMRLDALGERVQGLAGIRPEEFNFKELPGRGGAEVSSLAGPGRDVGLDELRRMLDNLAVDAGHRTDYLNAVESTLMGDKIKSRLLPTNQPVNVAYNSSSFGWRLDPFTGHNAFHEGLDFPAPVGTRIVAAAAGVVIASEYHYQFGNMLEIDHGNNIITRYAHASRLFVKVGDIVKRGQHVADVGSTGRSTGAHLHFEVRIRGIAQDPRKFLALGANGGNQPKQMPVFVAGR, via the coding sequence ATGCAAATTATCCTGTTGCACCCCCGTTTCACCAAAGCCCGTTCCATCACGCTCGGTACGCGTCACCTGCTGCTTCTCCTGCTGTTGCTGATCGGCTCGGTGATCGGCTGCTCGATGCTGATCTCCTATCTCATGCTGCGCCAGGCCGGCGACCCCGAGGCGTCGCCCATGCTGCACAAGCTGGCGGCGTCGATGAGCCAGGAAGAGGACGACCGCAAGGAAAAATTCGTCAAGGAAAACCTGGCCATGATGGCCGTCAAGGTGGGCGAGATGCAGGCCCAGATGATGCGCCTGGATGCGCTGGGCGAGCGGGTGCAGGGCCTGGCCGGCATCCGCCCCGAGGAATTCAACTTCAAGGAACTGCCCGGCCGAGGTGGCGCGGAAGTCTCCAGCCTGGCCGGTCCGGGCCGCGATGTCGGCCTCGATGAGCTGCGCCGCATGCTGGACAACCTGGCCGTGGATGCCGGTCACCGCACCGACTACCTCAACGCCGTCGAATCCACGCTGATGGGCGACAAGATCAAGTCGCGCCTGTTGCCGACCAACCAGCCGGTCAATGTTGCCTACAACTCCTCGAGTTTCGGCTGGCGGCTGGACCCCTTCACCGGCCATAACGCCTTCCATGAAGGCCTGGACTTTCCCGCGCCAGTGGGCACCCGCATCGTGGCCGCCGCCGCCGGGGTGGTGATTGCCTCCGAATATCATTACCAGTTTGGCAACATGCTGGAAATCGACCACGGCAACAACATCATCACTCGCTACGCCCACGCCTCGCGTCTGTTCGTCAAGGTGGGCGACATCGTCAAGCGCGGCCAGCATGTGGCCGATGTTGGCTCTACCGGCCGCTCTACCGGCGCCCACCTGCATTTCGAGGTGCGCATCCGCGGCATCGCGCAGGACCCGCGCAAGTTCCTGGCGCTGGGCGCCAATGGCGGCAACCAGCCCAAGCAGATGCCGGTCTTCGTGGCCGGCCGCTGA